The DNA region GCCAGGCAGTGGGGTTTTTTGCTCAAAAGGGAGTGGGTCATTTCCATCCCCCTAGCCCTAAGTGTTTCgtaggaaatccacttcacacatTGTCCCCAAAAGTCCTTTGGAATTCGTAATATTTCCCAGAGATTGCATTAATTAGCTTCATAGGGAAGCTACATAACCAATTGATTTTTAATGCAATGGACTCTTAAAatacttaattcagtaaggtttaacttaattccatTAGGCTTATCCAGGATGTCACATCTCACAGGGACTATATCTGGTCACATCAGAGACTGCCAAATTAATAAGTGactagacactttttaaaaagtgtgaacTTGCCTCCTGCTAAACGGATAGCTGTAGGTGTTGAAGTCTTTTAGTTGAAGCAATGGACTCAAATCAGACCTTGTGATACCCCCTTCAGGTGAGAGGATAGTTCAGTATCCATGACCATTAGTCCTTGGTTTTTCTGCCGAGACCCATAGAAAGGCTTTGGGGTGGGCTACTAACAAGAGTACCACGTGTAGGGTGTTCTCTTAATGTGGATGTTAGTGGTATCTTTTTCCAATTAGAAATTGGACTAAGATACCACTAAAATTGCTTCCTGTATGAACCAAGCAGCCATCAAATGATAACTTTTGGTTTGATACTAGTCTGAACTGCATTTAATTTAATGATCTAGAAGTGAAATGCTTTGTCCATGCCAGAATCTATTTATCCAGTTCCCATGACCTTGGGAGTTTTGCTGTCTAGGCTGCTGGAGCACAGTGTAAATGTAACAACCTCTATACATGTGCAAGCTTTTCCAAGtttggttttgaaacaaatttcaTCTCTTGTGTCAGAACTAGTTCACAGGCCCTAAAGTGCAAACAAATTTGGTTTAACTTTATTGCTACATAAATGACCCACGTGCTGGTGTGGGTCTACAGTCTCCTCACATGGACTAGTGACTTTTATTTGTGCATAAGAGAAATCATAACCCAGTTATCTAGGCAATTATTGGCATAGGAATATATACATAATGCAAGAAAATATTAGGTACCTTCCCATGAAAGTATGGCATGTAGCTGATTCCAAATAGAGAATGTAAGTTCCCAGAAACTGGGAATTGCAGGAGGTAAAATACTAGTGCACATGAGAGCATGTAAATAGGCCATTGCCTGCAAGGTTCAGGCTAGGGAGTGTCTTTAGTTTTTTCTACAGACAGAAGAAAAAGTTTAACTAAAATGTGTCCTCTTTTAAGCTAACTCTCCAATGCACTGGAGAAATAACATGACATGTCCAATGCCAGTATTCAAGTGAATCCAAGGTCAAACTTGACACGTACAAACAATAACAATCTTCATTTGTGGGTGTCTTGCACTGCTATTAGTGCATGGAGGCAGTTTGAACTTGGTTCAGAGTTGAATTTGAAAGCTCCTATTTGTTTTTGAACTACAGCTCTAAGGGCATTCCTCTGAAAAGAAGAGGCAGTTAAACTTGCTCTTATGGCAGTTTCTGACCAGTATCAAAGCAGCCCTGACATCCACTAAGGCTGCTGTCCCCATCTATCTACCTGGAAGAAATGTTGTGCAATGATGTGCCACGTTttagggttggggtttttttttaaacccagttctCCAGTAATAGAGTACCAAAACTCTGTTCGGGGTCCAGTCTGGACTAGCTTCTGGGTCAGGCTAGTCATCACTTGGATGGGAAAGGAATTACCCATAAACTAATAGCCCACTGAACATAAGCTAACACTGTAGTTAGGTATTAATGATGGGGCTAAAacacttggggggtgggggtgtttatAAGTAGCTTTTGCTTTAAAAGTAAAAGTCAACAACTTAAAATTTAACAAGTCTTGTGAGGAACGTAATATTGTGTAATTACTAAACACTTGTTTACCTTGCTTTATAGGGATGGCTGGTTTGATTGCAGTTGTAGGCTATGGACTGtacaaactgaagcacagaggcaATACAAAAATGTCTGTTCACCTGATTCACATGCGTGTGGCAGCCCAAGGCTTTGTTGTTGGAGCAATGACATGTGGTATGTATAAAACAGGCAGCTGTTGTCCTGTCCTAGTTACCTCTTAATGATGGCAGACTTACTTTAAAAGTGTTCTTTACACTAAAGGATAAATATCTTGGAGTAGCTTGTAAACCATCAACAATTTCTAACTGTACTGGAAACTTGCAAACACATACACTCTTTTAGTGAGGCTGAGCTAGTAAACTGGTTTCTTTGCTCAGTATCAAACATGGTTACCTAGATACCAGGCATACTAAATGTTATGAACACATCTCTCCAGTTTCTCCCTTCACTTTTTTCACACATGCATGAAATTGTACTAACATTCAGGGAACTTTTAGCACGTTTGTAAAAAGAATCAAGCTAAGTcagtgaagaaaacaaagaatacaATTGCCTCGTGCATGTTGTGGATATTCTAAGGTGTTTTGGAGAAAGCAGAAGAGTTCAGAAAGTATTTGACAATTAAACCTTTCTTAAACTCATTTCTCCATGGGAAAGATTAGCAGTTGTCTACATTTTGCATCTAAATTGAAGGTATAGCTATACCATAAATAGCACTAGCTCTGATACCAACAGTATGTAGAGAACCCTGTTCGTGGGCTATGTCTTCCATTTTAACAAATGAATTGTGGCTATTACTGAAATTCTAGATGGGAAGTGAAATTTATAAAGAATAGACTCCCATATTTTCTTCTCTTGCTAGTAGTCTTCCTGGCTGCAGCTAGTTCTTGAAATAGTCTTCTCCTCCTTTAATAAAGGATGTATATTTAACTGCTTTGCTTGTGTTTGTATTTCAGGTGTGCTCTACTCAATGTATCGGGAATACCTGGCAAAACCcaaggagtaaaaaaaaatataatataactgaaatctgtgcttggtggtggtggtctaTCTTAGTTATAGACCTCACATTGAGGTgtctctttaatttaaaaaaaaaagaaaagagtgggaaataaaataaaaattcaaggaTGTGGTTCTACAATACTGTACATGTCTTGTGCGTGGTATTGAACCTTTTAGGTTGCCAGTCTGGATCTAGCACAAGGTGGTGATGACAAAGCTACCACAATCTGCTGGCTCTCTTAGACTGAGACTACCATACCCACTAGGAACTTGTGTATTTTACAGCATTGTGCCTCTCTTCCCTTTCCCATCCAATCTCCCTACACACAACTGGTAATTTATGGCATTCTTGACCAGAAGTTCAAGGATTGTAAATAGGTCTGGAACCCATACAACCTTCTTACATTGGAGTGGTGGTCCCTCCAGTTCATGGCTGAAGCACCTAGGAAAGTCTGCGCGGAGAAGGTTGTACTCCTGCCTATGTTGTCTCTGTCCTGTAGATAAAAGGACTTCAGTCTCTAAGGCTATAATCCAGGACTTTCACTAGCACTAAACTCACTCAGAATAATTCTTAAACTTGCATAGAACAAAAtggttttaaaactaaaaataggttttgttttaatttgaggCATGAGCTGAGCATTCACTAGTGGATAAAACTATTTAAACATATTTATTACACAATACTAATAATCGAGGCCCAGAAGCCTTATTTTTAATAGATTATGAATTGCAGCTTCTCAGATTGTTTGGTAACTGctcatttatttttgcagtattaGGTGTAtgatgtaacattttaaaataacattttgaaaacaaaatgcatCACTTCAAGTACAGATTTAAAGTATGTAATTAGAATTCCTGACTTAATTTGTGTGATTAGAGCTTCCATTGAAACAGCAAACTTCTTAGACCTTTGCCTTTATTATCCTTGGTGTGAGATCATATGGAGTGTTCTTCTATTACTGATTTATGGTAACTTCATTAAAATCTGTATGTACTGATCAAGTGAAGCACAAATCTGTAAACGTCCACTTTCTCGAACTTGCTGGCATTCCATGGAGATAGCCTGATGTCTAACAGTGTTTGTAATAAATACAGTAAGCAACTCCAACCTGTCTCATTTTTTACCCTGAATGTGACGTGGGGAGAGCTGAGGGGCGTTGCTAGGTTCACACACAAGCAGTATGAGGGAATTCCCTGCTGATGTGAAACTCAAATCCACCTTCAGGCTTTCTGGTCCTCCTGTCCCCTCTCTATGGGAATGGTTGCTGTGGGAACTACTTCCTACTCAAAGATGGGAGATGGCCTGGGAGCAGGCTGATGGGGTGGGCTCATGGTGCTGCCTTGCCCTTTGGGGGATGGCTGAGGGGATATGGATCACAGGAGTTGAATGACTTGCACCCCATGAGGGTTTGCAGGCAGTAATGGTGGGAGGCTGGGATCATGGGGGTGCTGTGTAGAATGATCATATTTCCTCAAAGGGAAAATGGGGCCATCTATGAGGCTAGCCTaaaccctcctcttccctgccccacatGGTGCTGTCCTGAGACACTTGTCTGAGCACCCCTCACAACGTGGGGCTGGTGTTGCTGGCCTCCTGAGCCCCTCTGTGGGGCTAGTGTTGGCATCGCTTCTTGCTCAAGCCCTCCCTACCT from Gopherus evgoodei ecotype Sinaloan lineage chromosome 2, rGopEvg1_v1.p, whole genome shotgun sequence includes:
- the HIGD1A gene encoding HIG1 domain family member 1A, mitochondrial produces the protein MSSSQESGLPSYETDISQTSKLIRKSKESPFVPVGMAGLIAVVGYGLYKLKHRGNTKMSVHLIHMRVAAQGFVVGAMTCGVLYSMYREYLAKPKE